The genome window CTGCAGTACTTGGCCGCTAAAGTTGGCGATAGCTATATCTCCCTCTTCGTCAATCACATATACGAAACCAACGTATTTCTCTTCATCATCGACAAAGAAGGTCTCGATGATGACAAGATGTCACCGATGGCAGCATCACTGGCCAAAGACGGAAAAATCGACCTTTACGGGCTCTACTTCGATTCAGGCAAAGAGACATTAAAGCCTGAATCTGCGCCTGAACTGCAACAATTGTCGGAGCTGATGAAAAGCTACCCCGAGCTGAATATTCTGATTGTCGGGCACACCGACAATGTCGGCGACGACAGCTTAAATCAGAACCTATCCAATGGTCGAGCAAACTCAATTCAGCATCAACTTAGCCGTAACTATGGTGTGAAACCGCAACGAATGAACGCCATGGGCAAAGGCGAGTCAGCACCTGTAGCTGATAACTCGACTGAGTCAGGGCGTGCTAAAAACCGCCGCGTAGAGATCATTGCAATGAACCCGCAAGTGCTACAAGTAGCCATGGCATCACCCGCCAGACAACCCAATGCGCGGAAAGCAGAAGTGAAAGATGATAATAAAGATGACGAAGAAGGCTTAGGTATGGATGACGTTGACAAGCTACTCGACGTCTCTGAAAAGTTACTCGATCTGTTCTAACCATTATTGGTTTGTCATGCGCAAAAAAAGGGCCATTACGGCCCTTTTTTTGTATCCAGTTTAAGCCCCTACTGCGGACGGGCAAACACCTGGGTCCAATAGCGACCATAACTGGCGCTGCTGTTTTCAACACAGGCCAATCCCATCTCGGTCACGTTAGGATTCATAATATTACGGCAGTGACCGGGGCTGTTCATCCATCCATTAACCGCCTGTTGCGCATTAAACTGACCCGCGGCAATATTTTCACCATAAGAACGCCAATCGTAGCCTTGCTCCGATATGCGATCCCCCGGCGAACTGCCATCCAACCCAGTGTGATCAAAGAAGTCGTAGTTTGCCATGTTGGCTGAATGTCCTTCAGCGGCTCGGTCTAACAGGGCATTCATGGATAAAGCATCCACCGCTGGAAAGGCCTCTTCTCCACACATTTGCGATTGTGCGCGGAGCTGATTGATCAAGTGGATGACCTCTGACAAATCGTCATCACAAAGCACTTGTGAGTAGTCGATATTCTCTGGAGAGGGTTGCTCGTTGTCCTGCTCACCCTCTTCGCCATCACCCTCACTAGCTTGCTCATCGCCGCCGCTTTCATCACCTTCACTAGGCGTTTCGGCTTCAGGCGTGTCTGTGGTTGGCGATACTTCACCAGAAGAGGAACCTCCGCCACAGGCGAACAGAAAAAAGGAGGTCACCAACACAAAAAAGAACTTAGTCATACTTATTACTGTCCCAAAAAAGCCAAGCTAGCTCGCGCAATTAAAGCTCAGCATATCTACTCAAGGTAAAGAAAGATAATCAGCCGGAACTGAAACACTCTATCAGGGCGTCACCATGATGACGAACTGCTTGCCTTTGTATTTTGTCAGTGTGGGCTCGCCCAACTTATATTTGCTGATCGATTGCATCAGCTCAGCTAAGTAATTCTGACTTGGCGTGCTGCCTTTCACCATCAACACCCCGTCAATCACCTTAAACTTGCTGATAAGGATCTCACCTGGCACCTCTGCGCCCACTTGGTTAATCCAGTCTGCGTCACTTAGTACCTGCTTTTTTCTATCTTTAGCCGGTTTAATAAAACCCAGACTTTGAGTCTTAGTTTGCGGCTCCAAAATGTAGAAATGAAACAGTTCCTTGGATGCGCGCGCCGCTCCAGTATGCCGAGGAAGAACACCACCAAAGCCATTTTCAACCAACAATTCACTGAATTGTTGTCGCGACTTCGCTGAAGAGCTCTTTCCTGTAAGTAAAACACGAGGGCCTTTCTTTTCAATCGATACTACGGCCACACCTTCGGGCGTAAATCCAGCAATTTTACGCTGCAGATCATCAAGCCTATCAGCGACCGAATATGAGGTGAACGAGGCATTGGATTTAATCACCTGCGTAGAAAAATGGGTGACGCCATTTTCATCAACCCAAGAATAAATACTTTCCGCTTGAGCTGCGCTCCCCAAAACTAGACTTATGAGAATAAGCCAACGATAACAACACTTCACCTTAACCATCCATCCCTTGGAACAACAAAACTACAACGAGTAGTCAAGACTGTTTAAGCGGCGCATTATTCCATAAACCGTCAATAATTTCACGCGCCGTCAAAAAAACACCACGCGTAATAATCTTTGCAGAAAACGCGCCATACACTAGCTCAAAGCCAGTCACCATCAGTGTGATAGAGAGATATTTCTCAGTTTTATGCTCGCCAGCCAAAATTGATTTAGATCAACTCAACCTCAATGGTCAAAAAATATACCCCTTTATGGTAATACTCATATCCCGACGGCTTACTTAACCTCAATATAACTGAGGTTAATTCGGGTAGAAGACGATGACTCTTAAACAAGATCCACGCTGCTATACCAACGTCTGTATAAATGGTCTTTGGTATCACTATGATCACTGCAGTGACAAAGCCTATATCCTGAGAGGCGGCACCTCGCCGGAGGTCACGCTAGAGAAAGAGCCGCGTACGGAAGATGAACTAGTAGAGATGCTGAGGCATACTACACCTCCGTTTTAAATCACTGCAGTAAATTAGATGAGCCAGAGTGGGTCGAACAAGCGCAATACAGATTGGATTTTGTGGAGTGCATTACCAGCCTACTTTATTATTTGGCTGATCTTTCCCATCATAATGGCCGGCCCGCAATTTTGGTACTTAGGCAGCAGCCTAGGTGTGATTTATGTCGCCATGCATTGCTACGAGATGAAGTATCGCGGCCATTGCGGGCTATCTTCTGATGCCACCGCGGTTCCCGTCACGCTAGTCGCCGCCGGTTTGCTATTTTTTGTCAGCCACCGCAAAGATATTGGCATCGATGCCTCTCATATTGGTGACGGTCTCATTTGGATGCCACTCGCATTCATCACGGGTCACATCGCCGCATTCTTAGTGGTTATGATATTGAGTGCTTTGTTCGAAGACCAGTAACCAGTCTGCGTCGAAACAAAGCACTCACGGTCAACCCGCTAGCTCGCAGGTGTGGCTTGGTAAGCACCCGTTAGACTATTAAAAATGATACGAATAGAGCCCGCCGTATCAACTTTCATGTTCGCTCCATCAAGATCAGCGATACCATCACCATTGTCATCACCGAAATTGCGTGACCAATCGTCATAAACATCAAGTTTAAAATCGGTATAACCATCAAAATAGACAACAATCGACCAGGTATAATCATCGATCAAGGTCATTGGGATAGAGTTCCACCCCGTTGGTTGCCCACGGAAATAGACCTGAGGGTAACGCTGCAACAATGGCCGCTGCCCGATCGCATCGCCCGTGCTGAATAAACGATAATTTTTGCCGTAGTAGTTATCAATCTGGGTCTGTTGGCCCGAGCTATATTCCAAATAGAACTCGAAATGGCGGTAGTACTCAATATATTGTTCGCCCGTCCAAACACCACTGACACCGTTCGCGTCAGCAACGGTATGACTTAAAGTTAACTCTCTACGATAGCTATGCTCCCAGTCATCACCGGTATAAACCATGGTGACCTTATCCGCACTGCCTTGATGACGTGCCCGCGCCTTTACTGAGATCAACGATGAATCGCGGTAGGCGTCATCCAACGCGATGGCCTGATGCCGGAAGTCAGTTTGATTAGTGCCATCAAATTGATAGTTCTGTAGGCCATTATTATCCCAATAAGTTTGACCATTAACCTGATATTTAATAGCAAACTGGACACCAGAGACCGAGCCGGAGAGAGGCAAACGAAAGCTAAATGCTTCGTACCCATGACTGGTTGCCGCAACATAAAATGCAGGATGATCAACCCACTGGCCATCTTCTGCCTGATAGTGCAACCAAACCTCTTTAGATGGGCCGATATTCTTAACTTCAACGGCGCCTTCCAGCTCAGAATAGTCAAATCCGTTTTCATAGTAAGGTGTAAATTGAGCATGTTTCAGGCGAACCTCTTCAGCAGCCTCTGCAGCAAAAGCAGACAGAGACATCAGCAGGCAGCCGACAACGATTTTTAGTGACATAGCTTTTCCCAACATATCGCTTTCCTTGGAATATTTTGTATTTATGCCGCTACTTATGGCGCAGCGTGCATCGCAAAATATAGCAATGTGCGGAAGTAAGAATGGCGAGAATTCGGTCTAAGGACGAAATTAGTTCGCACTATGGTACTGATACCACAACCCTACAATAAAGCCGGACGGCTGTAACTTAGGACACTAGATAGCAATCTAATGAAATATAAGCGACAAACAAAACAGCTAAAAATCATAAGGATAAAGTAAAGAAAGCGACTAGAAGCCACCAGTAAAAAACAGGAAGGAAAGGCGAGCCAAAATGTTATCGATACCAAAAACAGACGCTATAAAAGACAGCCAACATTCAACCTGCCGACTTGTTTGGGCAGTTAGCTAAACGGTTCATTTTCGTTGCGACAAAGTGGCATCGCACTGCATCACCAGGATGGTTTTCGGAGACGATTTCAGTGGCACGGGATAAGGCGACGAAATAGCACTTAACCTGCCCACGTGACACTCATCGACCTTTGTCCAAAAAGATCGAGCAGGCAACAATCTCAACTAACGAACTGTTACCACCATCAACATATTGACCTTTTTTTATACAAATTAGAGTTAGGTTTTATTAGCCTCAGGATAAATAAGGTTAAATAGGTGGCTAACGATGACACTGAAACAAGACCCGCGTTGCTATAGCAACGTCTGTGTAAATGGACTGTGGTACCACTACGATCACTGCAGCACCCGCGCTTATGTTTTAAGAGGCGGCGCGACACCGGAAGTCACGTTGGCAAAAGAACCGAGAACGGAACAAGAGTTGGTCGAGATGCTGCAAAGTATCACCCCTCCTGCCTAACCAATCGGGATATAAGGCCTTCTTCATCGTCAAGCTACGGGATGAAGAGGGTTACGCAAAGAAACATCTATCAGTTTCCTGCTAGCTTAACTACTCGCTCGTTCATTCCACGTTTGACGATTGCTTGTCATCAGGAATATGAACAATACAGCGCCACGACCAACGGTAGTCATTCGCACATAAAAAAACGCCCTCTCCCAGCCTGACTATCTTGCGGTATTAAGTCACCTCATCACTCTATTTAGACTCACCACTTCATCATCGGTATGGGGTTAAATGGATTTTTCTTAAAGTGCTGCCAAGCCAGTTGGAGCAAGCGTTGATGAAAGCCGGCATTAGGAAATACCGCCTTAACCTGTTCAATAAAGGGTTTAGGAATGCCTTTGCCGATCTTACCAAACGACACATCCACCAAGTCGGCTTGTCTGAAGATCTCAACCAGTGGAAAACGCGGGTCCGTGTACGGGCGCAGTTTATGATGCATATCGATCATCAATAGCACTTCCTGCTCCCAGTCGACACGACCGCGTTTTTCCAGGTAATTCTTGGCTAAAGCCATTGAAGGCGGCAAATAGTCGACGGAACCTTCCGGCCATATACCTAAATCATGGAAGCAGGCGGCAATAATCAATTTCTCCCGCTCATCACCACGGCACTCATGCAACGCAAAACAGAAGTGCAGCATGCGGTACACATGATTCTTGTAGCCTTGATAATCAGCCATCAAGGCTGTTTGCCAAGAACCAAGTATCTCTTCAATCAGCGGGATCTCAGTTTCTATTTCTGGCTGTTTCATTGTCCGCTCCGCGCCGTACCATCAGTATCATCCGCTTGTTGCGCCTCTAACAAATCATCATATCCAGCTGGGGGCGGCGTCCATCCCCTTTCTTCATGGGAGTGTGTATCACTGCGATCTTTCTTCATCGCCTGAACCAGGGCACCATCTAACTTAATAAAGAGCTCTTTGTAACTGGCACTGATCCCCTTCTCATGCTTGGTACTTATCCAGTCCGCACGTAACTCAGGATGGTTTTCCAACTCTACCTGGTTGAAGGCCTGCTTAAGATTTTCAGCCTGAAATGGGTGATACCCGAGCGCCTTCAACGCTTCTCCCCCCATGTAAAGTGCCGAATGATAGGTCTCTTTCACAACAATATCCGCGCCGGCATGCTCAAGTTGATACTCATCACCACGGTCAAATGCACGGGCCAGCACCGTTAGATTCGGGTAATTTCGCTTCACTTCTTGCACTAGATGGATCGCGCGTTCTCTGTCGTCAATTGCCACCACCAGTAAGCTGGCCTCATCGATGCCCGCGGTATGTAACAGCTCCAACCGTGTCGCATCACCAAAGTAGCTCTTAATACAGATTTGTCTTAGCAAATCAACACGCTGCGCCTCATGATCCAATACTGTGGTAGAGACACCATTGGCAAGTAGCAGGCGATTAACTATCTGACCGAAACGTCCAACGCCCGCGATAATCACCTGGCCCTTTTCGTCAATCACATCCTCTTCTTGCTGCTCATTGGTCGCCTTTTCCATTTTTGGCATCAATACCTTTTCCAGTAAAATAAACAGCAGTGGCGTTAGAAACATGGACAGCGCCACCACCATCGCCAATAGCTCAACCATCTCTGCCGTTAGCACATTGATCTGCAGCGAAAACGCCAGCAACACAAAGCCAAATTCACCTGCTTGAGCCAAACTCAGCGTTAAGATCCAACGATCACTGCCGCGCACCTTAAAGACAATACTCAGCAGATAGAGCACCAGCGCTTTGGCAAAAATCACCGCCACCGTCACACCGATAAGAAATCCGAGGTTATCCACTAAGACAGTGAAACTGATCCCTGCCCCAACAGTAATGAAGAATAGCCCCAGCAACAGCCCCTTAAACGGCTCAATATTGGACTCAAGCTCATGCCGAAACTCACTGTTTGCCAACACCACGCCGGCAAGAAAGGTACCGAGCGCTGGTGACAATCCCACCATACTCATTAATGCCGAGATCCCCACCACCAGCGCAAGCGCCGTGGCGGTAAACACCTCTCGCAAACCTGACTTAGCGACAAAGCGAAACAAAGGCGTACTTAAGAATTGGCCCACAATAATCACAATGCTGATCGCACCTATCACTGCTAAGCCATAAATCATGGGGGGTAAATCAGCCAATGAATCATCAGCGTGGTGCTCACCTGCAGTGCCAGCCATCTCAGCACCGCCATGGACAAGATCAGCAACAACGTCAGGCTCGGGCATCGCCAAGAAGGGTAAAAATGCCAAAATGGGGATGACGGCAATATCTTGAAACAACAACACAGAAAAGGAGCTACGCCCACCTTCGGTATGGGACCAGCCTTTCTCACCATGGCTTTGCAGTACAATCGCTGTCGACGACAGCGCAAATATCAAACCAATAGCGACGGCCATGCGCCAATCAACAGAGAACAACAAAGCCGTGCCTGAAATCAGCAATGCGGAGCCAGCCACCTGCATACCACCCAGCCCGATGAGCTTACTACGCATTTGCCACAGCATTTGCGGCTGCAGCTCTAGCCCCACCAAAAACAGCATGATAACCACACCAAATTCAGCAACGTGCTGTAGCGTTTCAGTTTCAGCCCCAACCAAACCAGTCAAAGGACCGATAACGACACCGGCCACCAAATAGCCCAACACCGAACCTAAACCAAAGCGTTTGGCCAGCGGCACCATAATGACGGCAGCCACCAGATAGACAAATGCTTGCCCTAAATACGCCGTCATATCGCCTCCGAAATCAGCTGATCTATCTGCTCTGTCAGGCTACGCATCTTGCAGCCTTTTTCGATATCAAAACGCCCTTCGGTCATAGCCAGAAGTAACCTCTGCCATGCGTCGACATGTTGTTTTAGACGCTGTTCTGCAGCAGCTGTGCGTGAACCGAAAAGGGCAAAAGGTGGTAAATACCGCATACCGCATGCATCCGCCATCTGTTGCAGTGGCTGCAATAATTCATCCAAGCGGAAATGATTGTAGCCTTCAGCCTTGTATGCCTGCTCAGAACCACCAGCCGTCAACGCGTTCAAAAACCACTTACCCTGCAACGCATCACCGCCCTGCCCATAAGCAAAGCCATACTCCAAAACCAGGTCTTGCCACTCTTTTAAAATGGCAGGTGTGGAATACCAATAGAGAGGAAACATAAAAATAACGATGTCATGGCTTAGCAGTCGCTTCTGCTCTCGATCGATGTTGATGCAGTAATCAGGGTACTCTCGGTATAGATCCACACAGGTCACGCCATCGATTTTCTTAGCGGCCTTATAAAGCGGCAGGTTTACCTCTGAGCGATGCTGTGAGGGGTGAGCAAAAAGCAGCAATATCTTTCGTTTCATAACAGCCTGACTCTAGATTTTTCACACTGCAATTAATCATGGCAAAAGATGACTATTAAACAAGCAGTTAGTTTTGTTTGGCCCAACGCACCAAAGCGGTTTCAAGAACGTTACATCAGATCACAACAACACTTTGCTAGGCTTTGCCACTAACCACCTGTTCTTTTTTGACTAGCGCTGAAAGAAAACCAAGCAACAATCGGTCTCATTTCCCGAGCTACATTTATCTTTTTTACAAGGACAATTTATCCATGTTGAAACAATTTGTCGGCGGACTGCTCGCTGCACTTATTCTCATCCCCACCGCCGTAATGGCAAAAATCGCCGATGACGCAGAATCGGTTAGCCCATTAATGAATGGTCAAACCGTGCCAGATGTTCAGGTGAAAGATCTGCAAGGTACTGCAATTTCTCTACTTGAACTAAGCAAGCAGAAGCCTACTGTGATTATTTTCTACCGTGGTGGCTGGTGTCCGTTTTGTAATGCGCAGCTGAGTGGCCTGCAGGAGATAGAATCCAAGTTGGCAAAAATGGGTTATCAATTGCTGGCTATATCGCCAGACACCCCAGCGCAGTTAGCCGAAACCAGTAAAGACCGAGAGCTGGGCTACCAACTGTTGTCGGATCGTTCGTTGGCAGCGAGTCAAGGGTTTGGTCTGGCGTTTTATCTAGATGATAAAACGGCTGAGCGTTACCGCGGAAAAATGGGGGCTGTTTTTGCGTCTGAGCAGGGGGATGATCGCATCGTACTGCCGGTACCCGCAGTTTATGTGGTCGATCAACAGGGCTTAGTTCAGTTTAATTATGTCCATCCGAACTACAAAGTCCGCATTCAGCCCGAGCTACTGCTAAAAGCTGCTGAACTGGCGCTATAGAAATAGTGCCAGATTTGACAGGCAGATATCTTTGGCCGCAGCGCCAGGGGTATCCGTGATATCGACGATTAATCTTAGGTTTATCACCCCTCCAATTTCCTCCTCCAACATTACACACCTGCTACTCTTATAGTCATCACGTTCACTCTTCAGCCAAGGACGCGCTATGACACCCCATCAATTTCCCAGCCATGGCAAGCTTCAGTTATCGATATCGGAAGGCCTGTTGATCATTGAAGGCGAAGGCCCGGCCAATATAGAAATGATCATGGAGTACCAAGCAAGGGTGCAGAGCTACCGCGAACTATTAAAAGAGAAACCGTGGGGCAGTTTGGTGTTGCTGAAAGGGATCCCGCTACTGCCTATCGAAGCCAAACAAGCGATGATTACCACCATTAGACATGCCACAACACTCAACCTAGTAGCAACGGCGGTGGTTATTGCAGATCCGCACTATGCAACGACAGTAGAGAGCTTTTGGACATCTATCTATGAAAATACCGAGCTACCCTACGCCTTCTTTACAAATATTGATGAAGCCAAGCAGTGGCTGCACCACCAAATTTCACAATCAGAAAGAAATGGAACCAACGTCTACTAAATCTAGGTTAGGATGGTTGCAAAGCTAACGTGCTGGAATTGGACAGCACAGAATTTGGGTGAGTTTTATCAGTAACGCAGCCGTGATTAACAGCCAAGAAAAGTCTGTCGGAAAGGTCTTTTATATTCTTGCCGGACTCATGTTCACAGTGTGCCTGTTATCAGCTATTTCAATCATACGAAACGAAATATCACTCAAGCCGCTGTTTTTTATCACACCATTTTTGGCGATGGCCGGCCTGTTTTTTTTAATCGGAAAGTTCCAAAACCGAAAATTTATGATGCTCGGCCTCACGCCACTCACGCTTCACGTCGAGCGCAGTTCAGAGTCGACGCTTTTAAGCGGAACAATATTAATCAAGCAACCCGATTTTCAGCGAATAACCACATTAAAATTATCCTCTATATGCACATCCCACAGCCAAACCACGGGCAATAGTGCTGCAGAGCTTTGGTCTACCACCACAACCGTTGAGATTGAGTTACAAGCAGGAAAATCTCTGCTTCATTTTCGTTTTCATGTACCTAAAGATGAAATAATCAGAACCAACAATCCTCTCAGCAACAATAGCTTTCATTGGGAAATTGGCTTTCAGTATGTCTATCGAATGGAAAATATCACCCGAACCTGGAAGATCCCGGTGAAAATGCTACTTGCATCGTAAGCAAATAAAAATACTCATTAATATAGATGTCACACGGGCTATCTAGCTTAAACAAAACGCCGAAGACAGAACAAACACACATAAGGAACACTACTTTGCCGATTAGTCAGAACCAGATGCATACGGTATTAACAGAGCTCGGCTGCCGTACCAATTTTAGTATCAAAAAAATCACTGAATATATGCTGCCAGATTCAAAAGAAGCGTTTTATATGTTTGTCGAAAATGACGCTGCGCAACTGATTATTCGTCCAGCGTACGAGCTATTCCTAAGTGACTTGAACAGCATTGATGGCGTTAAGTCCAAAGCGGGCTATTGTCATTACTCTGAAATGACGCGATTTCCAACCCGAGTTCACAAATCCGCCAACCCTATCCATTATGGTATTGCGTTCACCTTTAAAGATGAAAACGCAGCAAAGCGCTGCGTAGAAAAAATAATAGTGATCACCCAAGGACACGGCTAACTTCCCATATCTGGAGGATAACGAAATGCTCTACCCAATGTTTGCCATGGTGATGTTAACCATGCTGGTGCTTGTCTACATGGCAGTGATCCGAGTCCGCTCGGTAGCCAATAAGCAAGTCGATGCCAAATATTTCCGCCTGATGGAAGGTGACGGGCTGCCCCGCCATGTGGCTCAGGCTGGACGCCATGTCGCTAACCTGTTCGAAACACCCGTGTTATTTTA of Corallincola holothuriorum contains these proteins:
- a CDS encoding OmpA family protein; translated protein: MTSNHTSLYQRLSATVVILFSSMLFSTSAIAEKGQDHPRLERYPGAVIEHYDYKEYEEGQLILSKPYDNGDDWTADKLMPLEGQVTYIHYELPKSVSTLQVFRNYQKTIAKSGGEILFNCERPCVTENLGSLKSLVKARDLYMNGHEQLQYLAAKVGDSYISLFVNHIYETNVFLFIIDKEGLDDDKMSPMAASLAKDGKIDLYGLYFDSGKETLKPESAPELQQLSELMKSYPELNILIVGHTDNVGDDSLNQNLSNGRANSIQHQLSRNYGVKPQRMNAMGKGESAPVADNSTESGRAKNRRVEIIAMNPQVLQVAMASPARQPNARKAEVKDDNKDDEEGLGMDDVDKLLDVSEKLLDLF
- a CDS encoding CAP domain-containing protein gives rise to the protein MTKFFFVLVTSFFLFACGGGSSSGEVSPTTDTPEAETPSEGDESGGDEQASEGDGEEGEQDNEQPSPENIDYSQVLCDDDLSEVIHLINQLRAQSQMCGEEAFPAVDALSMNALLDRAAEGHSANMANYDFFDHTGLDGSSPGDRISEQGYDWRSYGENIAAGQFNAQQAVNGWMNSPGHCRNIMNPNVTEMGLACVENSSASYGRYWTQVFARPQ
- a CDS encoding DUF4124 domain-containing protein; translation: MKCCYRWLILISLVLGSAAQAESIYSWVDENGVTHFSTQVIKSNASFTSYSVADRLDDLQRKIAGFTPEGVAVVSIEKKGPRVLLTGKSSSAKSRQQFSELLVENGFGGVLPRHTGAARASKELFHFYILEPQTKTQSLGFIKPAKDRKKQVLSDADWINQVGAEVPGEILISKFKVIDGVLMVKGSTPSQNYLAELMQSISKYKLGEPTLTKYKGKQFVIMVTP
- a CDS encoding carbohydrate-binding protein gives rise to the protein MLGKAMSLKIVVGCLLMSLSAFAAEAAEEVRLKHAQFTPYYENGFDYSELEGAVEVKNIGPSKEVWLHYQAEDGQWVDHPAFYVAATSHGYEAFSFRLPLSGSVSGVQFAIKYQVNGQTYWDNNGLQNYQFDGTNQTDFRHQAIALDDAYRDSSLISVKARARHQGSADKVTMVYTGDDWEHSYRRELTLSHTVADANGVSGVWTGEQYIEYYRHFEFYLEYSSGQQTQIDNYYGKNYRLFSTGDAIGQRPLLQRYPQVYFRGQPTGWNSIPMTLIDDYTWSIVVYFDGYTDFKLDVYDDWSRNFGDDNGDGIADLDGANMKVDTAGSIRIIFNSLTGAYQATPAS
- a CDS encoding HD domain-containing protein, translating into MKQPEIETEIPLIEEILGSWQTALMADYQGYKNHVYRMLHFCFALHECRGDEREKLIIAACFHDLGIWPEGSVDYLPPSMALAKNYLEKRGRVDWEQEVLLMIDMHHKLRPYTDPRFPLVEIFRQADLVDVSFGKIGKGIPKPFIEQVKAVFPNAGFHQRLLQLAWQHFKKNPFNPIPMMKW
- a CDS encoding cation:proton antiporter domain-containing protein: MTAYLGQAFVYLVAAVIMVPLAKRFGLGSVLGYLVAGVVIGPLTGLVGAETETLQHVAEFGVVIMLFLVGLELQPQMLWQMRSKLIGLGGMQVAGSALLISGTALLFSVDWRMAVAIGLIFALSSTAIVLQSHGEKGWSHTEGGRSSFSVLLFQDIAVIPILAFLPFLAMPEPDVVADLVHGGAEMAGTAGEHHADDSLADLPPMIYGLAVIGAISIVIIVGQFLSTPLFRFVAKSGLREVFTATALALVVGISALMSMVGLSPALGTFLAGVVLANSEFRHELESNIEPFKGLLLGLFFITVGAGISFTVLVDNLGFLIGVTVAVIFAKALVLYLLSIVFKVRGSDRWILTLSLAQAGEFGFVLLAFSLQINVLTAEMVELLAMVVALSMFLTPLLFILLEKVLMPKMEKATNEQQEEDVIDEKGQVIIAGVGRFGQIVNRLLLANGVSTTVLDHEAQRVDLLRQICIKSYFGDATRLELLHTAGIDEASLLVVAIDDRERAIHLVQEVKRNYPNLTVLARAFDRGDEYQLEHAGADIVVKETYHSALYMGGEALKALGYHPFQAENLKQAFNQVELENHPELRADWISTKHEKGISASYKELFIKLDGALVQAMKKDRSDTHSHEERGWTPPPAGYDDLLEAQQADDTDGTARSGQ
- a CDS encoding NAD(P)H-dependent oxidoreductase: MKRKILLLFAHPSQHRSEVNLPLYKAAKKIDGVTCVDLYREYPDYCINIDREQKRLLSHDIVIFMFPLYWYSTPAILKEWQDLVLEYGFAYGQGGDALQGKWFLNALTAGGSEQAYKAEGYNHFRLDELLQPLQQMADACGMRYLPPFALFGSRTAAAEQRLKQHVDAWQRLLLAMTEGRFDIEKGCKMRSLTEQIDQLISEAI
- a CDS encoding peroxiredoxin-like family protein — its product is MLKQFVGGLLAALILIPTAVMAKIADDAESVSPLMNGQTVPDVQVKDLQGTAISLLELSKQKPTVIIFYRGGWCPFCNAQLSGLQEIESKLAKMGYQLLAISPDTPAQLAETSKDRELGYQLLSDRSLAASQGFGLAFYLDDKTAERYRGKMGAVFASEQGDDRIVLPVPAVYVVDQQGLVQFNYVHPNYKVRIQPELLLKAAELAL
- a CDS encoding MAPEG family protein, with product MLYPMFAMVMLTMLVLVYMAVIRVRSVANKQVDAKYFRLMEGDGLPRHVAQAGRHVANLFETPVLFYAAGILTIVMNLSGTLTIALGWAYVGCRLVHAAIHLTYNHPLHRMLAFVLSLLCIMGLWLILIIK